Proteins co-encoded in one Polaromonas vacuolata genomic window:
- a CDS encoding type II toxin-antitoxin system RelE/ParE family toxin translates to MAKPYRLSPLAEADLEGIWLYTVKRWSMEQADS, encoded by the coding sequence ATGGCTAAGCCCTACCGACTGTCTCCGTTAGCCGAGGCTGACCTTGAGGGAATCTGGCTCTACACAGTCAAGCGCTGGTCGATGGAGCAGGCGGACAGCTAG
- a CDS encoding RES family NAD+ phosphorylase → MTARPWSGAWLDSATSHQSMLAWRGVESQHVVSTLRLVDSAQEQILLELLLEQSKPKLPPKPQMPPIRVQKHYLLYTPFRYRPQHPSRFRPAGSLGIWYGAENLYTACAEVAYWRSRFTLDSTALAGTVLLTEHSFFSGKGRRRSD, encoded by the coding sequence ATGACCGCTAGGCCATGGTCAGGGGCTTGGCTTGACTCGGCAACAAGTCACCAGTCCATGCTGGCTTGGCGCGGCGTTGAGTCCCAGCATGTCGTCTCTACGCTGCGGCTGGTCGACAGCGCGCAGGAACAGATTTTGTTGGAGTTGCTGCTGGAGCAAAGCAAACCGAAGTTGCCGCCCAAACCTCAGATGCCGCCGATCAGAGTGCAAAAGCATTACTTGCTCTACACGCCATTTCGGTATCGGCCGCAACATCCGAGTCGGTTCCGGCCAGCCGGCTCGCTGGGTATTTGGTACGGTGCAGAAAATCTTTATACGGCTTGTGCCGAAGTTGCCTATTGGCGTTCGCGCTTTACGTTGGACAGCACGGCACTCGCAGGCACTGTGCTGCTTACGGAGCACAGTTTTTTTTCAGGCAAGGGTAGACGGCGCAGCGATTGA
- a CDS encoding zf-TFIIB domain-containing protein, which yields MHCPQCKEVSLVMADRQGVEIDYCPSCRGVWLDRGELDKLIERSAAQMAPAPQAAPVQAVPQQPVHQQPYQQGRRPDFEDSDYSHQRQNQQGYGQYGQRKKKSWLSEIFD from the coding sequence ATGCACTGCCCACAATGCAAAGAAGTCTCTCTGGTCATGGCCGATCGCCAAGGCGTAGAAATCGATTACTGCCCGAGTTGCCGCGGCGTCTGGCTTGACCGAGGTGAGCTAGACAAACTCATAGAACGCAGCGCCGCACAAATGGCACCTGCGCCACAAGCAGCACCGGTACAAGCGGTGCCGCAGCAACCGGTCCACCAACAACCTTACCAGCAAGGACGCCGGCCGGACTTTGAGGACTCAGACTACAGCCACCAGCGGCAAAACCAGCAAGGCTATGGTCAATACGGTCAACGCAAGAAAAAATCATGGTTGAGTGAGATTTTTGACTAA
- a CDS encoding Bax inhibitor-1/YccA family protein, with the protein MNHPSLRTADRPGIGSVIAGHKVLRNTYALLSMTLMFSAAIAAAAVALRLPAPGIIITLIGYFGLLFLVNKVRDSSAAIPAVFALTGFMGYTLGPMLTAHLTLPGGAQTIAMALGATGATFLALSSYVLATKKDFSFMGGFLFAGMVIALLASLAGMFFKIPALSLAVSAMVALLSAGLILFETSRIVNGGETNYVMATVSLFVSLFNLFTSLLSLFGFSSSKE; encoded by the coding sequence ATGAACCATCCCTCATTACGCACTGCCGACAGACCCGGCATAGGCTCCGTCATCGCTGGCCATAAAGTGCTGCGCAACACCTACGCGCTGCTGTCCATGACGCTGATGTTCAGCGCCGCCATCGCTGCTGCCGCCGTCGCACTACGACTGCCAGCCCCCGGCATCATCATCACCTTAATTGGTTATTTCGGTCTGCTGTTTCTGGTCAACAAAGTACGCGACAGTTCTGCGGCGATACCGGCGGTGTTTGCGCTGACCGGCTTCATGGGTTACACCCTAGGCCCAATGCTGACGGCACACTTGACGCTTCCCGGCGGCGCACAAACCATCGCCATGGCGTTGGGTGCGACTGGTGCCACCTTCTTAGCCTTGTCAAGCTATGTGCTGGCCACCAAAAAAGACTTTAGCTTTATGGGCGGATTTTTGTTCGCCGGCATGGTGATCGCGCTTTTGGCCAGTTTGGCGGGTATGTTTTTCAAAATCCCAGCGCTTAGCTTGGCCGTTTCGGCAATGGTAGCCCTGCTTTCTGCCGGCTTGATCTTGTTTGAAACCAGCCGCATCGTTAACGGCGGCGAGACCAATTACGTGATGGCTACGGTCAGCTTGTTTGTCTCGCTATTTAACCTTTTTACCAGCTTGCTCAGCCTGTTTGGCTTTAGCAGCAGTAAAGAATAA
- a CDS encoding RES domain-containing protein translates to MRPPWLSARAVWTNPNDYTETQALAALVKAKGLQWIGYESVRAPGERCAAVLDLDALNILTPETLLQTWHCKASHESVMLVNGSDCFVWRFLRAGIVGHDARIGGHNEMEYAVEDDSAAGRFRLG, encoded by the coding sequence ATGCGTCCACCTTGGCTGAGCGCCCGGGCCGTTTGGACAAATCCCAACGATTACACCGAGACCCAAGCCTTGGCCGCGCTCGTCAAAGCGAAAGGTTTGCAGTGGATTGGCTATGAATCTGTGCGTGCACCGGGTGAGCGCTGCGCGGCGGTGCTTGATCTTGACGCGTTGAATATTCTGACACCAGAAACTCTCCTGCAGACATGGCATTGCAAAGCTTCGCACGAGTCAGTCATGTTGGTAAATGGTTCGGATTGTTTTGTTTGGCGCTTCTTGCGCGCAGGAATCGTTGGTCACGATGCCAGAATAGGCGGTCACAATGAAATGGAGTATGCAGTTGAGGATGACTCAGCGGCAGGGCGCTTTCGGCTTGGCTAG
- a CDS encoding antitoxin Xre-like helix-turn-helix domain-containing protein, with protein MNAQKVLQPDPGYVLAKATVRATELLGLSGAALARIIGVSEPTVSRLFKGEKALDPSSKEGELSLLLVRVYRSLDALVGTDDQKRMAWMRAHNIALGGVPVKLIERVEGLVATFGYLDGMRAPS; from the coding sequence ATGAATGCTCAAAAAGTCCTTCAGCCTGACCCCGGCTATGTGCTGGCCAAGGCAACGGTGCGTGCGACTGAACTGCTAGGGCTGTCCGGCGCGGCGCTGGCCCGGATTATTGGGGTCAGCGAGCCCACGGTGTCGCGTCTTTTTAAAGGGGAGAAAGCGCTAGACCCGAGCTCTAAAGAAGGCGAGCTGTCATTGCTATTGGTGCGTGTTTATCGCTCGCTCGATGCCTTGGTGGGCACGGATGATCAAAAGCGCATGGCTTGGATGCGGGCTCACAACATCGCTTTAGGCGGTGTGCCTGTCAAGCTGATTGAGCGGGTTGAGGGTTTGGTGGCGACGTTCGGCTACCTAGATGGAATGCGCGCGCCTTCATGA
- a CDS encoding type II toxin-antitoxin system ParD family antitoxin, with product MARNTSVSLGTHFASFIDAQVQGGRYGTASDVVRAGLRLLEEHESKVKTLQDALNAGLQSGEPRAFDSDAFLNRMNAKHG from the coding sequence GTGGCTAGAAACACATCCGTATCCCTAGGGACGCATTTCGCCAGCTTCATCGATGCGCAGGTGCAAGGCGGGCGTTATGGCACGGCTAGCGATGTGGTCAGGGCAGGTCTTAGGCTGCTGGAAGAGCACGAATCCAAGGTAAAAACGCTGCAAGATGCGCTGAACGCTGGCCTTCAGTCGGGCGAGCCACGCGCGTTCGATAGCGATGCGTTCTTGAACCGTATGAACGCTAAGCATGGCTAA